A DNA window from Actinokineospora baliensis contains the following coding sequences:
- a CDS encoding (2Fe-2S)-binding protein produces the protein MTAGYRTAVAARGHHAHLAESLARVNPRQSRAEFRFGLPERTERWVGCDEFLRTPGAFDQWRDGLAGWLRDKYSDSPDRTTAGYVMTWYLWVPGYLASLLFHHERRIPSLRPADLAFRMAQPRPHPDAIAVLSPRFVCLPDDPAAGVPEATVVPDEHALAALLRGRFAAHAARFVEVYGPQVRLGKRMLWAAATDVLDSSLWLAGRYGGTETEGVLDAALVLGDGPAPFTSGSTLRPQPTGEWARRRESCCFHYLLAEGQGTCASCPRLGRKTEPA, from the coding sequence ATGACCGCTGGCTACCGGACCGCTGTGGCCGCCCGCGGCCACCACGCCCACCTGGCGGAGTCACTCGCTCGGGTCAATCCGAGGCAGTCCCGCGCCGAGTTCCGCTTCGGCCTGCCCGAGCGGACCGAACGCTGGGTCGGGTGCGATGAGTTCCTGCGCACCCCCGGGGCCTTCGACCAGTGGCGCGACGGCCTGGCCGGGTGGCTGCGCGACAAGTACTCGGATTCCCCCGATCGGACCACAGCCGGCTACGTGATGACCTGGTACCTGTGGGTCCCCGGGTACCTCGCGAGCCTGCTGTTCCACCACGAGCGCCGCATCCCGTCGCTGCGGCCCGCCGACCTGGCGTTCCGGATGGCCCAGCCGCGGCCGCACCCGGACGCGATCGCCGTGCTGTCCCCCCGGTTCGTCTGCCTGCCCGACGACCCGGCCGCCGGTGTGCCCGAGGCCACAGTGGTGCCGGACGAGCACGCGCTGGCCGCGCTGCTGCGGGGTCGCTTCGCCGCGCACGCGGCCCGGTTCGTGGAGGTCTACGGCCCCCAGGTGCGGCTGGGCAAGCGGATGCTGTGGGCCGCGGCCACCGACGTGCTGGACAGCTCCCTGTGGCTCGCGGGCCGCTACGGCGGCACCGAGACCGAGGGCGTGCTCGACGCCGCCCTGGTGCTCGGCGACGGGCCCGCGCCGTTCACCTCCGGCTCCACGCTGCGCCCGCAGCCGACCGGCGAGTGGGCGCGGCGGCGGGAGAGCTGCTGCTTCCACTACCTGCTGGCCGAGGGCCAGGGCACCTGCGCCTCCTGCCCCCGCCTCGGCCGCAAAACCGAACCCGCCTGA
- a CDS encoding ATP-dependent Clp protease ATP-binding subunit → MFERFTDRARRVVVLAQEEARMLNHNYIGTEHILLGLIHEGEGVAAKALESLGIALEGVRQQVEEIIGQGQHAPSGHIPFTPRAKKVLELSLREALQLGHNYIGTEHILLGLIREGEGVAAQVLVKLGADLNRVRQQVLQLLSGYSQGGKESTETGGRGEGTPSSSLVLDQFGRNLTASAREGKLDPVIGRTKEIERVMQVLSRRTKNNPVLIGEPGVGKTAVVEGLAQMVVKGEVPETLKDKQLYTLDLGSLVAGSRYRGDFEERLKKVLKEIKTRGDIILFIDEIHTLVGAGAAEGAIDAASILKPMLARGELQTIGATTLDEYRKYVEKDPALERRFQPIQVGEPSLEHTIEILKGLRDRYEAHHRVTITDAALVAAATLADRYINDRFLPDKAIDLIDEAGARMRIRRMTAPPDLREFDEKIADVRREKESAIDAQDFERAAKLRDNEKQLLSQKAEREKQWKDGDLDVVAEVDDEQIAEVLANWTGIPVFKLTEEETSRLLRMEDELHKRIIGQEDAVKAVSQAIRRTRAGLKDPKRPSGSFIFAGPSGVGKTELSKALANFLFGEDDALIQIDMGEFHDRYTASRLFGAPPGYVGYEEGGQLTEKVRRKPFSVVLFDEIEKAHQEVYNTLLQVLEDGRLTDGQGRTVDFKNTVIIFTSNLGTQDISKAVGLGFTSGTDTGSNYERMKNKVNDELKKHFRPEFLNRIDDIIVFHQLNEQQIITMVDLMISRVETQLRNKDMALELTDRAKKLLAKRGFDPVLGARPLRRTIQREIEDQLSEKILFGEIEPGHIIITDVEGWDGEEANADKAKFVFRGEPKPTRVPDSLPVELSTSGDNDAAAGE, encoded by the coding sequence ATGTTCGAGAGGTTCACCGACCGCGCGAGGCGGGTGGTCGTTCTGGCTCAGGAAGAGGCCAGGATGCTCAACCACAACTACATCGGCACTGAGCACATTTTGCTTGGGTTGATTCATGAGGGTGAGGGTGTCGCGGCGAAGGCTCTGGAGTCGTTGGGTATTGCTCTGGAGGGTGTGCGGCAGCAGGTTGAGGAGATCATCGGGCAGGGGCAGCACGCGCCGTCGGGGCATATTCCTTTTACGCCTCGGGCGAAGAAGGTGTTGGAGCTGTCGTTGCGTGAGGCTCTGCAGTTGGGGCATAACTACATCGGTACGGAGCACATCCTTTTGGGGTTGATCCGTGAGGGTGAGGGTGTCGCGGCGCAGGTGTTGGTGAAGCTTGGTGCTGATTTGAATCGTGTGCGTCAGCAGGTCCTGCAGCTGCTGTCGGGGTATTCGCAGGGTGGTAAGGAGTCGACGGAGACGGGTGGGCGTGGTGAGGGGACGCCGTCGTCGTCGCTGGTGTTGGATCAGTTTGGTCGGAATCTGACGGCGTCTGCTCGTGAGGGCAAGTTGGATCCGGTGATCGGGCGCACGAAGGAGATCGAGCGGGTGATGCAGGTGCTGTCGCGGCGCACCAAGAACAACCCGGTGTTGATCGGTGAGCCCGGTGTGGGTAAGACGGCGGTGGTTGAGGGTTTGGCGCAGATGGTGGTGAAGGGCGAGGTGCCGGAGACGCTGAAGGACAAGCAGCTCTACACCCTCGACCTCGGGTCGCTGGTCGCCGGTTCCCGCTACAGGGGTGATTTCGAGGAGCGCCTGAAGAAGGTGCTGAAGGAGATCAAGACCCGCGGGGACATCATCCTGTTCATCGACGAGATCCACACCCTGGTCGGCGCCGGGGCGGCGGAGGGCGCGATCGACGCCGCCTCCATCCTCAAGCCGATGCTGGCCCGCGGTGAGCTGCAGACGATCGGCGCGACCACGCTCGACGAGTACCGCAAGTACGTGGAGAAGGACCCCGCTCTGGAGCGCCGGTTCCAGCCGATCCAGGTCGGTGAGCCGTCCCTGGAGCACACCATCGAGATCCTCAAGGGCCTGCGCGACCGGTACGAGGCGCACCACCGCGTCACGATCACCGACGCCGCCCTCGTCGCCGCCGCCACCCTCGCCGACCGGTACATCAATGACCGGTTCCTCCCGGACAAGGCCATCGACCTCATCGACGAGGCCGGGGCGCGGATGCGGATCCGTCGGATGACCGCGCCGCCGGACCTGCGGGAGTTCGACGAGAAGATCGCCGACGTCCGCCGGGAGAAGGAGTCCGCGATCGACGCGCAGGACTTCGAGCGGGCGGCGAAGCTGCGCGACAACGAGAAGCAACTCCTGTCGCAGAAGGCGGAGCGGGAGAAGCAGTGGAAGGACGGCGACCTCGACGTCGTCGCCGAGGTCGATGACGAGCAGATCGCCGAGGTGTTGGCGAACTGGACCGGGATCCCGGTGTTCAAGCTGACCGAGGAGGAGACCTCGCGGCTGCTGCGGATGGAGGACGAGCTCCACAAGCGGATCATCGGCCAGGAAGACGCCGTCAAGGCCGTCTCGCAGGCGATCCGCCGCACCCGCGCCGGCCTCAAAGACCCCAAGCGCCCCTCCGGGTCCTTCATTTTCGCCGGCCCGTCGGGTGTGGGTAAGACCGAGCTGTCGAAGGCGCTCGCGAACTTCTTGTTCGGCGAGGACGACGCCCTGATCCAGATCGACATGGGCGAGTTCCACGACCGCTACACCGCCTCCCGCCTCTTCGGCGCGCCCCCCGGGTATGTGGGGTATGAGGAAGGCGGCCAGCTGACGGAGAAGGTCCGCCGCAAGCCGTTCAGTGTGGTGTTGTTCGATGAGATCGAGAAGGCCCACCAAGAGGTCTACAACACCCTCCTCCAGGTGTTGGAAGACGGCCGCCTGACCGATGGGCAGGGCAGGACGGTGGACTTCAAGAACACCGTCATCATCTTCACCTCCAACCTCGGCACCCAGGACATCTCCAAAGCCGTCGGCCTCGGGTTCACCTCCGGCACCGACACCGGGTCGAACTATGAGCGGATGAAGAACAAGGTCAACGACGAGCTGAAGAAACACTTCCGCCCCGAGTTCCTCAACCGCATCGACGACATCATCGTCTTCCACCAGCTCAACGAGCAGCAGATCATCACCATGGTCGACCTCATGATCAGCCGCGTCGAAACACAGCTGCGGAACAAGGACATGGCGCTCGAACTCACCGACCGCGCCAAGAAACTCCTCGCCAAACGAGGCTTCGACCCCGTCCTCGGCGCCCGCCCGCTGCGCCGCACCATCCAACGCGAAATCGAAGACCAACTCTCCGAAAAGATCCTCTTCGGCGAGATCGAACCCGGCCACATCATCATCACCGACGTAGAAGGCTGGGACGGCGAAGAAGCCAACGCCGACAAGGCCAAGTTCGTCTTCCGGGGCGAGCCCAAGCCCACCCGAGTCCCCGACTCGCTCCCAGTAGAACTCTCCACCTCCGGCGACAACGACGCCGCAGCAGGCGAGTGA
- a CDS encoding histone-like nucleoid-structuring protein Lsr2, producing MAQRVTVSLVDDLDGSEAEETVEFGLDGAAYQIDLSTDNAEKLRDILGDFVERARRSGGRKRPPGRAPRTASADREQNQAIREWARKQGMKVSDRGRIPTEVLDAYNEQA from the coding sequence ATGGCGCAGAGGGTCACGGTTTCACTGGTTGACGACCTCGATGGTTCGGAGGCCGAGGAGACCGTAGAGTTCGGGCTGGATGGCGCCGCTTACCAGATCGATCTCTCCACCGACAACGCCGAGAAGTTGCGCGACATACTCGGCGACTTCGTCGAGCGGGCGCGCCGTTCCGGTGGTCGCAAGCGTCCGCCCGGTCGTGCGCCGCGCACGGCGAGTGCCGATCGCGAGCAGAACCAGGCGATTCGGGAGTGGGCGCGCAAGCAGGGGATGAAGGTCTCCGACCGCGGTCGGATCCCGACCGAGGTGCTGGACGCTTACAACGAGCAGGCGTAA
- the lysS gene encoding lysine--tRNA ligase yields the protein MRIRREKRARLLAEGVDPYPVELPRTHSLAEVRAAYPDLAADTATGDKVAVTGRVMFIRNTGKLCFATLREGDGTELQAMLSLNNVGEDQLTAWKSDVDLGDHVFIAGEVITSRRGELSVLADEWRLAAKSLRPLPVAHKDLAEETRIRQRYVDLILRPRARDTVRNRAGVVRSLRESFHHRGFIEVETPMLQTMHGGATARPFVTRSNAMDMDLFLRIAPELYLKRCVVGGLEKVFEINRNFRNEGSDSSHSPEFAMLEYYEAYATYDSNAVMTRQLVQEAADAVFGTQVVTLADGTEYDLSGEWTTLTMYESLSSALGEEITPDTPADLLRKHAAGRELEVDPKYGHGKLVEELWEHLVGDHLHAPTFVRDFPVETSPLTRQHRSRPGVAEKWDLYVRGFELATGYSELVDPVVERERLEDQSRLGAAGDDEAMRLDEDFLRALEYGMPPSGGVGMGVDRLLMALTGLGIRETILFPLVRPE from the coding sequence ATGCGCATCCGCCGCGAGAAGCGCGCGCGGTTGCTGGCCGAGGGCGTCGACCCGTACCCGGTGGAGCTGCCCCGCACGCACAGCCTCGCCGAGGTCCGCGCCGCGTACCCGGACCTGGCCGCGGACACCGCGACCGGGGACAAGGTGGCCGTCACCGGTCGGGTGATGTTCATCCGCAACACCGGCAAGCTGTGCTTCGCGACGCTGCGCGAGGGCGACGGCACCGAGCTGCAGGCCATGCTCAGCCTCAACAACGTCGGCGAGGACCAGCTCACGGCCTGGAAGTCCGACGTCGACCTCGGTGACCACGTGTTCATCGCCGGTGAGGTCATCACCTCCCGGCGCGGCGAGCTGTCCGTGCTCGCCGACGAGTGGCGCCTGGCGGCCAAGTCGCTGCGCCCGCTGCCGGTCGCGCACAAGGACCTGGCGGAGGAGACCCGGATCCGGCAGCGCTACGTCGACCTGATCCTGCGCCCGCGCGCCCGCGACACCGTGCGCAACCGGGCCGGGGTGGTGCGGTCGCTGCGGGAGAGCTTCCACCACCGCGGCTTCATCGAGGTCGAGACCCCGATGCTGCAGACCATGCACGGCGGTGCGACGGCCAGGCCGTTCGTGACCAGGTCCAACGCGATGGACATGGACCTGTTCCTGCGCATCGCCCCCGAGCTCTACCTCAAGCGCTGCGTGGTCGGCGGCCTGGAGAAGGTCTTCGAGATCAACCGCAACTTCCGCAACGAGGGCAGCGACTCGTCGCACTCGCCGGAGTTCGCGATGCTGGAGTACTACGAGGCCTACGCGACCTACGACAGCAACGCGGTGATGACCAGGCAGCTGGTCCAGGAGGCCGCCGACGCGGTGTTCGGCACCCAGGTGGTCACCCTGGCCGACGGCACCGAGTACGACCTGTCCGGCGAGTGGACCACGCTGACCATGTACGAGTCGCTCTCGTCGGCGCTGGGCGAGGAGATCACCCCGGACACCCCGGCCGACCTGCTGCGCAAGCACGCCGCGGGCCGCGAGCTGGAGGTCGACCCGAAGTACGGGCACGGCAAGCTCGTCGAGGAGCTCTGGGAGCACCTGGTCGGCGACCACCTGCACGCGCCGACGTTCGTGCGGGATTTCCCGGTGGAGACCTCGCCGCTGACCCGCCAGCACCGCAGCAGGCCGGGGGTCGCCGAGAAGTGGGATCTCTACGTGCGCGGTTTCGAGCTGGCCACCGGCTACTCCGAACTGGTGGACCCGGTGGTGGAACGGGAACGGCTGGAGGATCAGTCGCGACTGGGCGCGGCCGGTGATGACGAGGCCATGCGCCTCGATGAGGACTTTCTGCGAGCACTGGAGTACGGAATGCCACCGTCGGGTGGGGTGGGAATGGGTGTTGATCGCCTGTTGATGGCGCTCACCGGTCTCGGCATCCGGGAGACGATCCTGTTCCCCCTGGTCCGACCGGAATGA
- a CDS encoding type III pantothenate kinase has translation MLLTVDVGNTNIALGIHDADRLVGDWRMRTDARITADELAMTMRGLLGTHADAVTGVSALSTVPAVLRELRAMLTRYYRTAHRVIVEPGVRTGVPLLVDNPKEVGADRIINTLAAHHLYNTACVVVDFGTSTNIDVISAKGEFLGGVFMPGIEISVDALAARAAALRKVEMVRPRSVIGKNTVECLQSGIMFGFAGQVDGLVRRITAELSRTGHQGPTTVIATGGLAPLVVDEAETIEHHHPELTLLGLRLVYDRNRR, from the coding sequence GTGCTGCTCACCGTCGACGTCGGCAACACCAACATCGCCCTCGGCATCCACGACGCCGACCGGCTCGTCGGCGACTGGCGGATGCGCACCGACGCCAGGATCACCGCCGATGAGCTGGCCATGACGATGCGCGGCCTCCTCGGCACCCACGCCGACGCCGTCACCGGGGTCTCCGCCCTGTCCACGGTCCCCGCTGTCCTGCGCGAGCTACGCGCGATGCTCACCCGCTACTACCGCACCGCCCACCGAGTCATCGTCGAACCCGGCGTCCGCACCGGCGTCCCCCTCCTGGTCGACAACCCGAAGGAGGTGGGCGCCGACCGGATCATCAACACCCTCGCCGCCCACCACCTCTACAACACCGCCTGCGTGGTGGTCGACTTCGGCACCTCCACCAACATCGACGTCATCTCCGCCAAAGGCGAGTTCCTCGGCGGCGTCTTCATGCCGGGAATAGAGATCTCCGTCGACGCCCTGGCCGCCCGGGCGGCCGCGCTGCGCAAGGTGGAAATGGTCCGCCCCCGATCCGTCATCGGGAAAAATACGGTGGAATGCCTCCAGTCCGGCATCATGTTCGGCTTCGCAGGCCAGGTCGACGGCCTGGTCCGCCGAATAACCGCCGAACTCTCCCGAACCGGCCACCAAGGCCCCACCACCGTAATAGCCACCGGCGGCCTAGCCCCCCTAGTGGTCGACGAGGCCGAGACCATCGAGCACCACCACCCCGAACTAACCCTCCTGGGCCTCCGCCTCGTCTACGACCGCAACCGCCGCTAA
- a CDS encoding IS4 family transposase, producing MRVMVDRGRFVDGISLGVLTRVFPRDLVDEVVAETGCGERRIRLLPARVVVYYVLGLSLFFGDSYEEVMRKLVNGLSFLGTWKEGWQVPTPGAISRARQRLGAAPLRALFERVAVPLGGPGTRGSWFHGFRVMAVDGVVLDIQDTPENVAVFGARRSGGYPQVRVVGIGECGTHAVVGAALDGMSVGERELLLRCSDVLEPGILLLADRGFYGYDVVSHVVDTGADLLWRVKDDLILPVLEWLPDGSYVAELLPSRIRERMTASSRPARADEMSIPVRVVEYMVTNRGESETIRLVTSIADHTLAPAIELAELYQQRWEFEITLDEIETHQIAGSRVLRSRLPELVEQEIWATLLTHYAIRHFMVDAADDLGEDPDRLSFIRTIRTIRVVRRQVTNQAGFSP from the coding sequence ATGCGGGTCATGGTTGATCGTGGTCGCTTTGTTGATGGGATCTCGTTGGGTGTTCTTACGCGGGTGTTTCCGCGGGATCTTGTGGATGAGGTTGTCGCGGAGACTGGTTGCGGGGAGCGTCGTATTCGTCTGTTGCCTGCTCGGGTTGTGGTGTACTACGTGTTGGGGTTGTCGTTGTTCTTTGGTGATTCGTATGAGGAGGTGATGCGGAAGCTGGTTAATGGGTTGAGTTTTCTCGGCACATGGAAAGAGGGGTGGCAGGTTCCCACGCCGGGTGCGATATCGAGGGCTCGGCAACGTTTGGGTGCGGCGCCGTTGCGGGCGTTGTTCGAGCGGGTGGCGGTTCCGCTGGGAGGCCCGGGGACGCGGGGGTCGTGGTTTCACGGGTTTCGGGTGATGGCTGTCGACGGGGTTGTTCTTGATATTCAGGACACGCCGGAAAATGTCGCCGTGTTCGGAGCGAGGCGCTCCGGTGGATATCCTCAGGTCCGGGTCGTGGGTATCGGCGAGTGCGGGACGCACGCGGTGGTCGGCGCGGCGTTGGATGGGATGTCGGTCGGTGAACGGGAGTTGTTGCTCCGGTGTTCCGACGTGCTGGAGCCGGGCATTTTGTTGCTGGCGGACAGGGGATTCTACGGCTACGACGTGGTGTCCCACGTGGTCGACACGGGCGCTGACCTGCTCTGGCGTGTGAAGGACGACCTGATCTTGCCCGTGCTCGAATGGCTCCCGGACGGTTCTTATGTCGCGGAGTTGCTGCCGTCGAGAATCCGGGAAAGAATGACCGCGTCCTCGCGTCCGGCCCGCGCCGACGAGATGTCCATTCCGGTTCGTGTCGTGGAGTACATGGTCACAAATCGCGGCGAGTCCGAGACGATCCGACTGGTGACGTCCATCGCTGACCACACCCTCGCTCCGGCGATCGAACTCGCCGAACTCTACCAGCAGCGGTGGGAGTTCGAGATCACCTTGGATGAGATCGAGACCCATCAGATCGCGGGATCGCGCGTACTCAGATCACGACTTCCCGAACTTGTCGAACAAGAGATATGGGCGACACTGCTCACCCACTACGCCATTCGACATTTCATGGTCGACGCCGCCGACGATCTCGGCGAGGACCCCGACCGACTCTCCTTCATCCGCACCATCCGCACCATCCGCGTGGTCCGCCGACAAGTGACGAACCAAGCGGGTTTTTCCCCCTGA
- the panC gene encoding pantoate--beta-alanine ligase has product MRPSFTPGKLHVHSSPVELGKTTRALRATGRKIAFVPTMGALHEGHRELMSRARRIPNTVLVVSIFVNPLQFGAGEDFERYPRPLAEDLAVCEAERAELVFTPDREALYPEGAQVTVHPGPLGDELEGSVRPGHFAGVLTVVAKLFNIVRPDYALFGEKDFQQLVLIKKMVRDLDMDPHVVGIPTVRERDGLAKSSRNAYLDADQRTAATALSAALTAGAYAGAQGAQAVLAAADAVLAGTPELKVDYLALRGPDLGPAPERGEARLLVAARLGGTRLIDNVGLLLGGADLGTHG; this is encoded by the coding sequence ATGAGGCCCAGCTTCACCCCAGGCAAGCTGCACGTGCACTCCTCCCCGGTGGAGCTGGGCAAGACCACCAGGGCCCTGCGCGCGACCGGCCGCAAGATCGCGTTCGTGCCCACCATGGGCGCGCTGCACGAGGGCCACCGGGAGCTGATGAGCCGCGCCCGCCGGATCCCGAACACCGTCCTGGTGGTGTCGATCTTCGTGAACCCGCTGCAGTTCGGCGCGGGCGAGGACTTCGAGCGCTACCCGCGGCCGCTGGCCGAGGACCTGGCGGTCTGCGAGGCCGAGCGCGCCGAGCTGGTGTTCACCCCCGACCGCGAGGCGCTGTACCCGGAGGGCGCGCAGGTCACCGTCCACCCAGGACCGCTGGGCGACGAGCTGGAGGGCTCGGTCCGACCGGGGCACTTCGCGGGTGTGCTGACCGTGGTGGCGAAGCTGTTCAACATCGTGCGCCCCGACTACGCGCTCTTCGGCGAGAAAGACTTCCAGCAGCTCGTGCTGATCAAGAAGATGGTCCGCGACCTGGACATGGACCCGCACGTCGTCGGCATCCCCACGGTCCGCGAGCGCGACGGCCTGGCCAAGTCCTCCCGCAACGCCTACCTCGACGCCGACCAGCGCACCGCGGCCACCGCGCTGTCGGCCGCGCTCACCGCGGGCGCCTACGCGGGAGCCCAGGGCGCTCAGGCCGTGCTCGCCGCTGCCGATGCGGTCTTGGCGGGTACCCCGGAACTCAAGGTCGACTACCTCGCGCTGCGCGGACCCGATCTCGGGCCCGCCCCGGAGCGCGGGGAGGCCAGGCTGCTGGTGGCCGCCCGGCTCGGCGGCACCCGGCTCATCGACAACGTCGGCCTGCTGCTGGGCGGCGCCGATCTCGGAACGCACGGATAG
- a CDS encoding class I SAM-dependent methyltransferase: MHDPDMFAKRAASFGSNATAYAKHRPRYADEAVEWVVGDHTRVLDLAAGTGKLTETLLEFALEVTAVEPDDQMRAELTRLLPDVPALKGTAEQIPFPDASFDAVVTGQAFHWFDTPEALAEITRVLRPGGVFGALWNYDDLSVPWVAGLAELVGNAQHEEHTPRHERLAEAERRTWRHSQRRTVESMLASLGTLSRMLVVEEAERVATFDKLRTYLWSRPETSQGEFERPMLTTAVRAVRI; encoded by the coding sequence ATGCACGATCCCGACATGTTCGCCAAGCGCGCCGCGTCGTTCGGCAGCAACGCCACCGCCTACGCCAAGCACCGGCCGCGCTACGCCGACGAGGCCGTCGAGTGGGTCGTCGGCGACCACACCCGCGTCCTGGACCTGGCGGCGGGCACCGGCAAGCTCACCGAGACGCTGCTCGAGTTCGCCCTGGAGGTCACCGCCGTCGAGCCGGACGACCAGATGCGCGCCGAACTGACCCGGCTGCTGCCGGACGTGCCCGCGCTCAAGGGCACCGCCGAGCAGATCCCGTTCCCGGACGCCTCCTTCGACGCGGTCGTCACCGGCCAGGCGTTCCACTGGTTCGACACGCCCGAGGCGCTGGCGGAGATCACGCGCGTGCTGCGGCCGGGCGGGGTGTTCGGGGCGCTGTGGAACTACGACGACCTCAGCGTGCCGTGGGTGGCGGGGCTCGCGGAGCTGGTCGGGAACGCGCAGCACGAGGAGCACACGCCGCGTCACGAGCGGTTGGCGGAGGCGGAGCGGCGGACGTGGCGGCACTCGCAGCGGCGGACGGTGGAGTCGATGCTGGCGAGTTTGGGGACGTTGTCACGGATGCTGGTGGTGGAGGAGGCGGAGCGGGTGGCCACGTTCGACAAGTTGCGGACGTATTTGTGGTCGAGGCCGGAGACTTCGCAGGGGGAGTTTGAGCGGCCGATGTTGACTACGGCGGTGCGGGCGGTGCGGATTTAG
- a CDS encoding Rossmann-like and DUF2520 domain-containing protein: MSRPARLSVGVVSAGRVGAVLGAALARAGHTVTAASAVSRESLRRAEQLLPDAAVLPPDQVAATADLVLLAIPDDALPGMVRGLAAAGALRPGQIVVHTCGAHGVEVLEPAVEHGALGLALHPVMTFTGREEDLQRIAACSFGITAADGDDVAWNVAEALVVEMGAEPVRVPAAARPLYHTALAHGANHLVTLVGECVDLLRDAGVATPERLLGPLLSAALDNALRHGDRALTGPVARGDAGTVARHVEVLAERAPHMLPAYRALASRTVARATDAGLLRPDLAPDVTAAIEEETP, from the coding sequence ATGAGCAGGCCTGCTCGGTTGTCGGTCGGCGTCGTGTCCGCCGGTCGGGTCGGTGCCGTGCTCGGGGCCGCCCTCGCCCGCGCCGGGCACACCGTGACCGCTGCCTCCGCCGTGTCCCGGGAGTCCCTGCGCCGCGCCGAGCAGTTGCTGCCCGACGCCGCTGTCCTCCCGCCGGACCAGGTCGCCGCTACGGCCGATCTCGTGCTCCTGGCCATCCCCGACGACGCCCTGCCCGGCATGGTCCGCGGCCTCGCCGCCGCAGGCGCGCTGCGCCCGGGCCAGATCGTGGTGCACACCTGCGGCGCGCACGGCGTCGAGGTCCTAGAGCCCGCCGTCGAGCACGGTGCCCTCGGTCTCGCGCTGCACCCGGTGATGACCTTCACCGGCCGCGAGGAGGACCTGCAGCGCATCGCCGCGTGCAGCTTCGGGATCACCGCCGCCGACGGCGACGACGTGGCCTGGAACGTGGCCGAGGCGCTGGTCGTGGAGATGGGTGCGGAGCCCGTCCGGGTCCCCGCCGCCGCTCGGCCGCTCTACCACACCGCCCTCGCGCACGGCGCGAATCACCTGGTCACCCTGGTCGGCGAGTGCGTGGACCTGCTGCGCGACGCCGGGGTCGCCACCCCCGAGCGCCTGCTGGGCCCGCTGCTGTCGGCCGCGCTGGACAACGCGCTGCGCCACGGCGACCGCGCCCTCACCGGCCCGGTCGCCCGGGGTGACGCGGGCACCGTCGCCAGGCACGTCGAGGTCCTCGCCGAGCGGGCGCCGCACATGCTGCCCGCTTACCGCGCCCTGGCCTCGCGCACCGTCGCCCGCGCGACCGACGCGGGACTGCTGCGCCCGGACCTGGCGCCCGACGTCACCGCCGCGATCGAGGAAGAGACCCCATGA
- the panD gene encoding aspartate 1-decarboxylase → MLRTMLKSKIHRATVTQADLHYVGSVTIDPVLLEAADLLPGEKVAIVDVTNGARLETYVIEGERDSGVIGINGAAAHLVHPGDLVILIAYGVMDTAEAATYEPKVVFVDADNRIAHLGADAAHAPAGSGLLSGAATEPPAETADAARLDALLAPES, encoded by the coding sequence ATGTTGCGCACGATGCTCAAGTCCAAGATCCACCGGGCCACCGTCACCCAGGCCGACCTGCACTACGTCGGCTCGGTGACCATCGACCCGGTCCTGCTGGAGGCCGCCGACCTGCTGCCGGGGGAGAAGGTCGCCATCGTCGACGTCACCAACGGCGCCCGCCTGGAGACCTACGTCATCGAGGGCGAGCGCGACAGCGGCGTGATCGGCATCAACGGCGCCGCCGCGCACCTGGTGCACCCCGGTGACCTGGTCATCCTCATCGCCTACGGCGTGATGGACACCGCGGAGGCGGCCACCTACGAACCCAAGGTCGTCTTCGTCGACGCCGACAACCGCATCGCCCACCTCGGTGCCGACGCCGCCCACGCCCCGGCCGGTTCCGGCCTGCTCAGCGGCGCCGCCACCGAACCGCCCGCCGAGACCGCCGACGCCGCCCGACTCGACGCCCTCCTCGCCCCGGAGAGCTGA